From a single Acidobacteriota bacterium genomic region:
- a CDS encoding LysM peptidoglycan-binding domain-containing protein: MRRSSSAIGVVVFSIFCLLGCAAGHPAPLSAPAAPAPAPLSGGAASHDEGPAPEGAPPHPAPVLIDQISVVIQESNDKYLMGEEAYRAGDLERARSHFDAALLTFMTSGLDVLNEPRLREAYDRMARDIQSLEAEALASPDGEAKPDASDVPADELKDIKQFLTPEELASEMRKVKPLAAGDSFSIPVVLNDRVLTLVQAWQTHFTKAFAGGYERMGRYEPMIRRVLREEGLPEDLIYLAFTESTFKPSAYSRARARGIWQFMASTGSRYGLTKNSYVDERSDPEKATRAAAQYLKELYGMFGDWNLVLASYNCGEGLVQKAMARTGKTDYWDLMTTRYFRNETKNFVPSIMALSLMSRDPSAYGFDAIEKDAPLEFDRVTVDGPADLSLVARLSGTTPEAIKELNPELTRAVTPPGLKSYSLRVPKGSGESFQTAYASLAPSDKIANVRLIAASSGRRRGGRASAADVEAGDDGRYTVQSGDTLSDIARQFGMSVRSLTSANGITEKSLLFPGQSLKVRMASSTAASKSARVAPAPAPLAGHHGSTSSRAKTASAEKDAAQKLSYKVRPGDNLYRIAQRYGASVDDLRSWNGLKKSGDIFPGDMLTIYAR, translated from the coding sequence TTGCGACGATCAAGTTCCGCCATCGGCGTCGTCGTTTTCTCGATTTTCTGCCTCCTCGGCTGCGCCGCGGGCCATCCGGCCCCCCTCAGCGCCCCGGCCGCCCCCGCGCCGGCCCCTCTCTCCGGGGGCGCCGCCTCTCACGATGAAGGTCCGGCACCGGAAGGTGCCCCGCCCCACCCCGCTCCCGTCCTCATCGATCAGATCTCGGTCGTCATCCAGGAGTCGAACGACAAGTACCTGATGGGGGAGGAGGCGTACCGCGCCGGAGATCTCGAGCGCGCCCGCTCCCACTTCGACGCCGCCCTGCTCACCTTCATGACCTCGGGGCTCGACGTGCTGAACGAGCCGCGCCTCCGTGAGGCGTACGATCGCATGGCGCGCGACATCCAGTCGCTCGAGGCCGAGGCGCTCGCCTCCCCCGACGGCGAGGCGAAGCCCGACGCGAGCGACGTCCCGGCCGACGAGCTGAAGGACATCAAGCAGTTCCTCACCCCCGAGGAGCTCGCCAGCGAGATGCGCAAGGTCAAGCCTCTCGCGGCGGGGGACAGTTTCTCGATCCCGGTCGTCCTCAACGATCGCGTGCTGACGCTCGTGCAGGCGTGGCAGACGCACTTCACGAAGGCCTTCGCCGGCGGGTATGAGAGGATGGGGCGCTACGAGCCGATGATCCGCCGCGTCCTCCGCGAGGAGGGGCTCCCCGAGGACCTCATCTACCTGGCCTTCACCGAATCGACGTTCAAGCCGAGCGCCTATTCGCGCGCGCGCGCCAGGGGGATCTGGCAGTTCATGGCCTCCACCGGCAGCCGCTACGGCCTGACGAAGAACTCGTACGTGGACGAGAGATCGGATCCCGAGAAGGCGACCCGCGCCGCGGCGCAGTACCTCAAGGAGCTGTACGGGATGTTCGGGGACTGGAACCTCGTCCTCGCGTCGTACAACTGCGGCGAGGGGCTGGTCCAGAAGGCGATGGCGCGGACGGGGAAGACCGACTACTGGGATCTGATGACGACGCGCTACTTCAGGAATGAGACGAAGAACTTCGTCCCGTCCATCATGGCCCTCTCCCTCATGTCGCGGGACCCTTCGGCATACGGCTTCGACGCCATCGAGAAGGACGCGCCGCTCGAGTTCGACCGCGTGACCGTCGACGGGCCGGCCGACCTGTCGCTCGTCGCGCGCCTCTCGGGCACGACCCCCGAGGCGATCAAGGAGCTGAACCCGGAGCTCACGCGCGCCGTCACTCCCCCGGGGCTGAAGTCGTACTCGCTGCGCGTGCCGAAGGGGAGCGGCGAATCGTTCCAGACCGCTTATGCGTCGCTCGCCCCTTCCGACAAGATCGCGAACGTCCGGCTCATCGCCGCCTCGAGCGGCCGCCGGCGCGGGGGTCGCGCTTCGGCCGCAGACGTCGAGGCAGGAGACGACGGGCGCTACACGGTCCAATCGGGTGACACCCTCTCGGACATCGCGCGCCAATTCGGGATGTCGGTCCGCTCCCTCACGTCGGCGAACGGCATCACGGAGAAGTCGCTCCTCTTCCCGGGCCAGTCGCTGAAGGTGCGGATGGCGTCGTCCACCGCCGCCTCGAAGTCGGCCCGCGTCGCCCCCGCTCCGGCGCCGTTGGCCGGGCACCATGGCTCGACGTCGAGCCGTGCGAAGACCGCATCCGCCGAGAAAGACGCCGCGCAGAAGCTCTCGTACAAGGTCCGGCCCGGCGACAACCTCTACCGGATCGCCCAGCGCTATGGGGCGTCGGTCGACGACCTACGGTCGTGGAACGGCCTCAAGAAGTCCGGGGACATCTTCCCCGGCGACATGCTCACGATCTACGCGCGGTAG
- the recA gene encoding recombinase RecA, with protein sequence MTTQDANGKGKALEAAVGQIEKQFGKGSIVKLGAREVQDIPVISTTAMSLDAALGIGGIPRGRVTEIYGPESSGKTTLTLHVIAQAQRMGGLAAFIDAEHALDPDYARKLGVDVDNLLVSQPDNGEQALEIAEVLVRSGAIDILVIDSVAALVPRAELEGEMGDSHVGLQARLMSQALRKLTGVVSKSGTALVFINQIREKIGVMFGNPETTTGGRALKFYSSVRLDIRKIASIKEGEEVVGNRTKVKVVKNKMAAPFRWSEFDILYGEGISREGDLVDLAIDKKLFQKSGSWVSYGEMRVGQGRENARQFLKENPDVRAEVEKKLRVLTGLTKTPAVTPTPAPAAAPTATAAAATAPHPAEGEPRKAKADTPVVPIDGGGRSRPTAAPPPPPRR encoded by the coding sequence ATGACGACGCAGGACGCGAACGGCAAGGGCAAGGCGCTCGAGGCCGCGGTCGGCCAGATCGAAAAGCAGTTCGGCAAGGGCTCGATCGTGAAGCTCGGCGCGCGGGAGGTTCAGGACATTCCGGTCATCTCGACCACGGCGATGTCGCTCGACGCCGCCCTGGGAATCGGCGGCATCCCGCGGGGCCGCGTCACCGAGATCTACGGCCCGGAATCCTCCGGGAAGACCACGCTCACGCTCCACGTCATCGCGCAGGCCCAGCGCATGGGCGGCCTCGCCGCGTTCATCGACGCCGAGCACGCCCTCGACCCCGATTACGCGCGCAAGCTCGGCGTGGACGTCGACAACCTGCTCGTGAGCCAGCCCGACAACGGCGAGCAGGCGCTCGAGATCGCCGAAGTCCTCGTGCGCTCGGGGGCCATCGACATCCTGGTCATCGACTCCGTCGCGGCCCTCGTCCCCCGGGCCGAGCTCGAGGGGGAGATGGGCGACTCGCACGTGGGGCTGCAGGCGCGGCTCATGTCGCAGGCGCTCCGCAAGCTCACGGGCGTCGTCTCGAAGAGCGGCACGGCGCTCGTCTTCATCAACCAGATCCGCGAGAAGATCGGCGTGATGTTCGGAAACCCCGAGACGACGACCGGCGGGCGCGCCCTCAAGTTCTACTCGAGCGTGCGGCTCGACATCCGGAAGATCGCGTCGATCAAGGAGGGGGAGGAGGTCGTCGGCAACCGCACGAAGGTCAAGGTGGTCAAGAACAAGATGGCCGCCCCCTTCAGGTGGTCCGAGTTCGACATCCTCTACGGCGAGGGGATCTCGCGCGAGGGAGACCTCGTCGATCTCGCCATCGACAAGAAGCTCTTCCAGAAGAGCGGCTCGTGGGTCTCCTACGGCGAGATGCGCGTCGGCCAGGGGCGCGAGAACGCGCGCCAGTTCCTCAAGGAGAACCCCGACGTGAGGGCCGAGGTCGAGAAGAAGCTCAGGGTCCTCACCGGCCTCACGAAGACGCCGGCGGTCACTCCGACCCCCGCCCCGGCGGCCGCACCCACCGCCACGGCAGCCGCCGCCACGGCACCGCATCCGGCGGAGGGCGAGCCGCGCAAGGCGAAGGCCGACACCCCGGTGGTCCCGATCGACGGCGGCGGCCGATCGCGCCCGACGGCGGCGCCCCCTCCTCCGCCGCGGCGGTAG